A part of Crassostrea angulata isolate pt1a10 chromosome 5, ASM2561291v2, whole genome shotgun sequence genomic DNA contains:
- the LOC128186116 gene encoding uncharacterized protein LOC128186116 isoform X1 — protein MWKIVRKTRWRLVCVVCCGVCILLLLLLTRSKCGIRGNLKKIFNKVLYFRSSRKLPEEWMTTTKHDNVTIISAFWDLGRFRKGASSEYSPKDYKQWAEVFRNIVNPLIFYTDSKDFKLLMEKYREKFRNKTKIILITDRKKFWPFQILKEIQTVFQQPNYPKYYPNTVMPEYSASQHAKYAVLADALKQNIFHTEFYAWLDVGYFRDATCEGENHYFRINPPPEVDKTRLSINLVNQSLTKNVSFDSIFKENYVWVGGGMLVATKDVFLKIERLYHRAVVYFLRRRLMNSDQQVIYGIYCEEGRRVFSPEVNLQLFWSNGSRKVWTSNTWFYLGYLC, from the exons ATGTGGAAAATTGTCAGGAAGACGCGGTGGAGATTAGTATGTGTAGTTTGTTGTGGCGTCTGTATCTTACTGCTGTTGTTGCTGACCAGAAGCAAGTGTGGCATCAGAGGAAATCTAAAAAAG ATATTCAATAAAGTGTTGTATTTCCGCTCTAGTCGGAAATTACCAGAGGAATGGATGACGACAACAAAGCACGACAACGTCACGATCATCTCGGCTTTCTGGGACCTGGGTCGCTTCCGGAAGGGGGCCAGCTCAGAGTATTCTCCAAAGGATTATAAGCAATGGGCCGAGGTGTTCCGAAACATCGTTAACCCCCTCATCTTTTACACTGATTCGAAGGATTTCAAACTGCTGATGGAAAAATATCGAGAAAAATTCCGGAACAAAACCAAAATAATACTAATAACGGATCGAAAGAAATTTTGGCCATTCCAAATATTAAAGGAAATCCAGACAGTGTTTCAGCAGCCGAACTATCCTAAGTATTACCCAAATACTGTGATGCCGGAATATTCCGCCAGCCAACACGCCAAATACGCTGTCCTTGCAGATGCTTTAAAGCAGAACATTTTCCATACCGAGTTTTACGCTTGGCTAGACGTCGGCTACTTTCGCGATGCCACATGTGAAGGTGAAAATCATTACTTCCGGATTAATCCACCTCCGGAAGTGGACAAAACACGGCTGTCTATAAACCTAGTAAACCAATCTTTAACCAAAAATGTCTCTTTCGATtccatatttaaagaaaattacgtGTGGGTAGGAGGGGGTATGCTTGTAGCAACCAAAGACGTGTTTCTAAAAATTGAACGACTGTATCATCGCGCTGTGGTTTATTTCTTGAGGCGAAGGTTGATGAACTCGGATCAGCAGGTGATTTACGGGATTTATTGCGAAGAAGGAAGGCGGGTTTTCTCTCCGGAAGTGAACCTTCAGTTGTTTTGGTCAAATGGCTCTCGCAAAGTCTGGACGAGTAACACGTGGTTCTACCTGGGTTACTTGTGTTAA
- the LOC128186116 gene encoding uncharacterized protein LOC128186116 isoform X2: MTTTKHDNVTIISAFWDLGRFRKGASSEYSPKDYKQWAEVFRNIVNPLIFYTDSKDFKLLMEKYREKFRNKTKIILITDRKKFWPFQILKEIQTVFQQPNYPKYYPNTVMPEYSASQHAKYAVLADALKQNIFHTEFYAWLDVGYFRDATCEGENHYFRINPPPEVDKTRLSINLVNQSLTKNVSFDSIFKENYVWVGGGMLVATKDVFLKIERLYHRAVVYFLRRRLMNSDQQVIYGIYCEEGRRVFSPEVNLQLFWSNGSRKVWTSNTWFYLGYLC; encoded by the coding sequence ATGACGACAACAAAGCACGACAACGTCACGATCATCTCGGCTTTCTGGGACCTGGGTCGCTTCCGGAAGGGGGCCAGCTCAGAGTATTCTCCAAAGGATTATAAGCAATGGGCCGAGGTGTTCCGAAACATCGTTAACCCCCTCATCTTTTACACTGATTCGAAGGATTTCAAACTGCTGATGGAAAAATATCGAGAAAAATTCCGGAACAAAACCAAAATAATACTAATAACGGATCGAAAGAAATTTTGGCCATTCCAAATATTAAAGGAAATCCAGACAGTGTTTCAGCAGCCGAACTATCCTAAGTATTACCCAAATACTGTGATGCCGGAATATTCCGCCAGCCAACACGCCAAATACGCTGTCCTTGCAGATGCTTTAAAGCAGAACATTTTCCATACCGAGTTTTACGCTTGGCTAGACGTCGGCTACTTTCGCGATGCCACATGTGAAGGTGAAAATCATTACTTCCGGATTAATCCACCTCCGGAAGTGGACAAAACACGGCTGTCTATAAACCTAGTAAACCAATCTTTAACCAAAAATGTCTCTTTCGATtccatatttaaagaaaattacgtGTGGGTAGGAGGGGGTATGCTTGTAGCAACCAAAGACGTGTTTCTAAAAATTGAACGACTGTATCATCGCGCTGTGGTTTATTTCTTGAGGCGAAGGTTGATGAACTCGGATCAGCAGGTGATTTACGGGATTTATTGCGAAGAAGGAAGGCGGGTTTTCTCTCCGGAAGTGAACCTTCAGTTGTTTTGGTCAAATGGCTCTCGCAAAGTCTGGACGAGTAACACGTGGTTCTACCTGGGTTACTTGTGTTAA